From one Dama dama isolate Ldn47 chromosome 32, ASM3311817v1, whole genome shotgun sequence genomic stretch:
- the TM2D2 gene encoding TM2 domain-containing protein 2 has translation MVLGGCPVSYLLLCGQAALLLGNLLLLHCVSRSHSHNATAEPELTSAGAAHPESSPGASSWEYGDPHSPVILCSYLPDEFIECEDPVDHVGNATASQELGYGCLKFGGQAYGDVEHTSVQCRALEGIECASPRTFLRENKPCIKYTGHYFITTLLYSFFLGCFGVDRFCLGHTGTAVGKLLTLGGLGIWWFVDLILLITGGLMPSDGSNWCTVY, from the exons ATGGTGCTGGGGGGCTGCCCGGTGAGCTACTTACTTCTGTGCGGCCAGGCGGCTCTGCTGCTGGGGAATCTACTGCTGCTGCATTGTGTGTCTCGGAGCCACTCGCACAACGCCACCGCCGAGCCCGAGCTCACATCCGCTGGCGCCGCCCACCCGGAGAGCTCCCCGGGCGCTTCGAGCTGGGAGTATGGCGACCCCCACTCTCCAGTCATCCTTTGCTCTTACCT ACCCGATGAATTTATAGAATGTGAAGACCCAGTGGATCATGTTGGAAACGCAACAGCATCCCAGGAACTTGGTTATGGTTGTCTCAAG TTCGGGGGTCAGGCCTACGGAGATGTGGAGCACACTTCGGTGCAGTGCCGGGCCCTGGAGGGGATCGAGTGTGCTAGCCCGAGGACCTTCCTCCGAGAGAACAAGCCTTGTATAAA GTATACCGGACACTACTTCATAACCACTTTGCTCTACTCTTTCTTCCTGGGATGTTTTGGAGTAGATCGTTTCTGCCTGGGACACACTGGCACAGCAGTGGGGAAGCTCTTGACCCTTGGAGGACTTGGGATTTGGTGGTTTGTTGACCTTATTTTGCTGATCACTGGAGGCCTGATGCCCAGTGACGGCAGCAATTGGTGTACTGTTTACTAA